One Rosettibacter firmus genomic window carries:
- a CDS encoding PASTA domain-containing protein translates to MRIISKNTLFKLSLYGLSFIVTIIIINSIIMPYYVSGDELKVPNVIGMHKDKAIELLRDLNLNPIITTSRYDEKYDKDYVIFQKPLPNTYVKENRKIYLTISGGLQTVKMPFLINKSVRDAQITLQKLGLVIDSLENIVSDFPPNTIAEQQYPEGMELPVGTKVRLKVSIGPQIGKIKAPNLIGKSLIEAEKILKNYSLKIGLKTYIYSKSLLPNTIVDQQPSENTLLNVGDSINVVVTLNK, encoded by the coding sequence ATGAGAATAATTTCTAAAAATACCTTATTCAAATTATCCTTATATGGATTATCTTTTATAGTTACTATAATTATAATCAATTCTATTATAATGCCTTATTATGTTAGCGGTGATGAGCTCAAAGTACCTAATGTAATAGGAATGCATAAAGATAAAGCTATAGAACTTTTAAGAGATTTAAATCTCAATCCCATTATAACTACTTCGAGATACGATGAAAAATATGATAAAGATTACGTCATATTTCAGAAGCCATTGCCAAATACTTATGTTAAAGAAAATCGTAAAATATATTTAACAATTAGTGGGGGACTGCAAACTGTTAAAATGCCATTCTTAATAAATAAATCTGTAAGAGATGCTCAAATAACACTTCAAAAATTAGGTCTTGTAATAGACTCGCTGGAAAATATTGTATCCGATTTTCCACCAAATACTATTGCAGAACAACAATATCCAGAAGGAATGGAATTACCTGTTGGTACTAAAGTAAGATTAAAAGTTAGTATAGGTCCACAAATAGGAAAGATTAAAGCTCCAAATCTAATAGGCAAATCGTTAATTGAAGCAGAAAAAATACTTAAAAATTATTCTTTAAAAATTGGATTAAAAACATATATTTATTCAAAATCACTTTTACCTAATACAATAGTTGACCAGCAACCTTCAGAAAATACATTACTAAATGTTGGTGATAGTATTAACGTTGTTGTAACACTAAATAAGTGA
- the folP gene encoding dihydropteroate synthase, protein MKNNLIIQFINLHHADVFKKYSSRYNIYRELYEKDLFGLEIRNVDFKLGQRIKKIILSNKEICYLVQTKDPQLVDILSLGTLSIFKELAKEIIAIGNEDIGFKINKVIQNIIDYDTRNIQIGNKNFEMNKAHLVGILNVTPDSFSDGGKYYEKNAAVEHALKLLEEGAEIIDIGGESSRPGAMPISESEEEKRVLPVIEEILKIKPDAIISVDTTKSKVADSALSIGAKIINDISSFNFDPNMLDIVKKHNATYVLMHMKGNPQTMQDNPYYEDVVSELYEFFICKINETQKGGIKNILIDPGIGFGKRVLDNYELIRRLNEFKGLGFPIYIGLSRKSFLGKALNLGIDEREEATLIAETIAIQNGARFIRTHNVKNARYASLINQFIDKPELLNNV, encoded by the coding sequence GTGAAAAATAACTTAATAATACAATTCATCAATCTTCATCACGCTGATGTTTTTAAGAAATATAGCTCCAGGTATAATATTTATCGTGAATTATATGAAAAAGATTTATTTGGATTAGAAATTAGAAATGTAGATTTTAAACTGGGACAACGAATTAAAAAAATCATATTATCAAATAAAGAAATTTGTTATTTAGTACAAACAAAAGATCCACAGCTGGTTGATATATTATCACTGGGAACGTTATCAATCTTTAAAGAATTAGCAAAAGAAATAATTGCAATAGGGAACGAGGACATTGGATTTAAAATTAATAAAGTAATCCAAAACATAATTGATTATGACACCAGAAACATTCAAATCGGGAATAAAAATTTTGAGATGAACAAAGCTCATCTTGTTGGAATTCTTAATGTAACGCCTGATTCATTTTCAGATGGTGGTAAATATTATGAAAAAAATGCTGCTGTAGAACATGCACTAAAACTTCTGGAAGAGGGAGCTGAAATTATTGATATTGGAGGTGAATCCAGTAGACCAGGAGCAATGCCAATCAGTGAATCTGAAGAAGAAAAAAGAGTTCTTCCAGTAATAGAAGAAATTTTAAAAATAAAACCCGATGCAATTATTTCTGTTGATACAACAAAATCAAAAGTAGCAGATTCAGCTTTATCAATTGGAGCTAAAATAATTAACGATATTAGCTCGTTCAATTTTGATCCGAATATGCTTGATATTGTAAAAAAACATAATGCCACTTATGTTTTAATGCATATGAAAGGTAATCCACAAACAATGCAAGATAATCCTTATTACGAAGATGTAGTTTCAGAGTTATACGAATTTTTTATTTGTAAAATTAATGAGACTCAAAAAGGTGGAATAAAAAATATTTTAATTGATCCTGGTATTGGATTTGGTAAACGAGTACTGGATAATTATGAATTAATTAGAAGATTAAATGAATTTAAGGGTTTGGGATTTCCAATTTATATAGGTTTATCCCGAAAATCTTTTTTAGGAAAAGCACTTAATTTAGGAATCGATGAGAGAGAAGAAGCAACATTAATTGCTGAAACAATCGCTATTCAGAATGGAGCAAGATTTATTAGAACTCATAACGTAAAAAATGCCAGATATGCTTCGTTAATCAATCAATTTATTGATAAACCTGAGTTATTAAATAATGTTTGA
- the rpe gene encoding ribulose-phosphate 3-epimerase — MKNIKLLAPSILSADFSNLSQQIRYVELGGADIIHCDVMDGRFVPNLTFGPLIINAIKKVTNLPIDAHLMVENPENMIDNFIEAGVNYLTVHQEATVHLHRTINYIKSKGVKAGVSINPATPVNMLKEILEDVDLVLIMSVNPGFGGQKFIPGSIRKIKELSEMREAMGYNFLIEVDGGITKENIKEISEAGCNVFVVGWSIFGNDNKTAVTTEFKNLLLQN; from the coding sequence ATGAAAAATATTAAACTATTGGCTCCTTCAATTCTTTCAGCAGATTTTTCAAATCTCTCTCAACAAATAAGGTATGTTGAATTAGGTGGTGCAGATATAATTCATTGTGATGTTATGGATGGAAGATTTGTTCCAAATTTAACATTTGGACCATTAATAATTAATGCTATCAAAAAAGTAACGAATCTTCCAATTGATGCTCATCTAATGGTTGAAAATCCAGAAAATATGATTGATAATTTCATCGAAGCAGGGGTAAATTATTTAACGGTACATCAAGAAGCTACAGTTCATTTACATCGAACTATAAATTACATTAAAAGTAAAGGTGTTAAAGCAGGTGTATCTATTAATCCAGCTACACCAGTAAATATGTTGAAAGAAATTCTGGAAGATGTGGATCTTGTTTTAATTATGTCTGTTAATCCTGGTTTTGGTGGACAAAAATTTATTCCAGGTAGCATTCGAAAAATAAAAGAGCTTTCTGAAATGCGAGAAGCAATGGGTTATAATTTTTTAATTGAAGTAGATGGAGGTATTACAAAGGAAAATATTAAAGAAATATCGGAAGCTGGTTGTAATGTTTTTGTTGTAGGCTGGTCAATTTTTGGCAATGACAATAAAACTGCTGTAACTACAGAGTTTAAAAATTTATTATTACAAAACTAA
- a CDS encoding ParA family protein yields MAKKIVIANQKGGVGKTTTAINLSASIAAAEFKTLLIDIDPQANSTSGIGSDKSDKTIYEVLVGINTIEESILNTYMPFLDILPSTINLVGAEVELVSVENREFLLKNAIKSIEDKYDFIFIDCPPSLGLLTLNALVAADSVLIPVQCEYFALEGLGQLLNTINIVKKNFNEDLTIEGVLLTMFDKRLRLSLQVVEEVRKYFGAKVYNTIIHRNVRLSESPSYAKPVILYDASSVGAQNYISLASEILERNNLQIRKEKEEEI; encoded by the coding sequence ATGGCAAAAAAAATTGTTATAGCTAATCAAAAGGGTGGGGTAGGGAAGACAACCACCGCAATAAATCTTTCTGCTTCAATTGCTGCAGCAGAATTTAAAACTCTTTTAATTGATATTGATCCCCAGGCAAATTCTACTTCAGGCATAGGTTCAGATAAATCTGATAAAACAATATATGAAGTTCTTGTTGGTATAAATACCATAGAAGAAAGTATTCTGAATACGTATATGCCTTTCCTTGATATTCTTCCTTCAACAATTAATTTAGTAGGTGCTGAAGTAGAACTTGTATCGGTTGAAAATAGAGAGTTCTTACTTAAAAATGCTATCAAATCAATTGAAGATAAATATGATTTTATTTTTATTGATTGTCCACCTTCACTTGGTTTATTAACTTTAAATGCCCTTGTAGCAGCTGATTCTGTTTTAATTCCTGTTCAATGTGAATATTTTGCACTTGAAGGTTTAGGACAGCTTCTGAATACAATTAATATTGTGAAAAAAAATTTTAATGAAGATCTTACGATTGAAGGCGTTTTACTAACAATGTTCGACAAAAGACTTCGTCTTTCTCTACAAGTAGTTGAAGAAGTTAGAAAATACTTTGGTGCTAAAGTTTATAACACAATTATTCATCGTAATGTAAGATTATCAGAATCACCAAGTTATGCAAAGCCAGTAATATTATATGATGCAAGCTCGGTTGGTGCACAAAATTATATTTCACTTGCTTCAGAAATATTAGAAAGAAATAATTTACAAATACGAAAAGAAAAGGAAGAAGAAATATGA
- a CDS encoding DUF5683 domain-containing protein: MRILINILLLIALSNNFAQEVINSKDTTEVDTINFIMKKSPAGAVLRSAILPGFGQFYNESYWKIPIIWGALIYLGYNWDNQNKEYKNYRDLYNQSITASNPNGNLRYRDLREFYRDQRDLTTVFIGLTYLLNILDAYVDAHFYDFDVSPSLMKNQINLKVRLSF; the protein is encoded by the coding sequence ATGCGAATACTCATTAACATCCTTTTATTAATTGCTTTATCTAATAACTTTGCACAGGAAGTTATAAATTCTAAAGATACAACAGAAGTTGATACAATTAATTTTATAATGAAAAAGTCTCCTGCAGGTGCTGTGTTACGAAGTGCAATATTACCTGGTTTTGGACAATTTTATAATGAATCTTACTGGAAAATTCCAATAATTTGGGGAGCTTTAATATATCTGGGATACAACTGGGATAATCAAAATAAAGAGTATAAAAATTACAGAGATTTATACAATCAAAGTATTACTGCTTCGAATCCTAATGGAAATCTGAGATATAGAGATTTACGAGAATTTTATAGAGACCAGCGTGATTTAACAACTGTATTTATTGGTCTAACTTACTTATTAAATATTTTAGATGCATATGTTGATGCTCATTTTTATGATTTTGATGTATCTCCATCTTTAATGAAGAATCAAATAAATTTAAAAGTGAGGCTGAGTTTTTGA
- the cdaA gene encoding diadenylate cyclase CdaA, with protein MFEIFKIGFISVKFTDILDIILISFIFFKLYNTIKGTIAAQIFYGLLIVLFLSFIAQVANFKATGWLLKLISDIWVIAFIILFQPEIRRLLVLVGRSPLLRFFIKTDQHNIAEIIADTAFELAQNQHGALIVIVKSVGIRGIVETGEIINSRVTKNLLRSIFYPRSPLHDGAVIINNGIIEAARCTLPLSSVTQIDGIPLGMRHRAGLGISEQADVICVIVSEETASISIAENGKLIRGLSKESLKNYLLKNFSQRKHKREVN; from the coding sequence ATGTTTGAGATTTTTAAGATTGGTTTTATATCGGTTAAGTTTACAGACATTTTAGATATAATTCTAATATCTTTCATATTTTTTAAATTATATAATACAATTAAAGGAACGATTGCTGCTCAAATTTTTTATGGATTACTAATTGTTTTATTTTTATCTTTTATTGCACAGGTTGCAAATTTCAAAGCTACAGGCTGGTTATTAAAATTAATTTCTGATATCTGGGTTATAGCATTTATTATACTATTTCAACCTGAAATAAGAAGATTATTAGTTCTTGTAGGTAGAAGTCCGCTTCTAAGATTTTTTATTAAAACAGATCAACATAACATTGCTGAAATTATTGCAGATACTGCTTTCGAATTAGCTCAAAATCAACATGGTGCTTTAATTGTAATTGTTAAATCAGTAGGAATAAGAGGTATTGTAGAAACAGGTGAGATAATTAATTCACGAGTTACAAAAAATTTATTACGCTCAATATTTTATCCTCGCTCACCTTTGCATGATGGTGCAGTTATAATTAATAATGGAATTATTGAAGCTGCAAGATGTACATTACCTTTATCAAGTGTCACACAAATTGATGGAATTCCATTAGGAATGAGACATCGGGCAGGACTTGGAATTTCAGAACAAGCAGATGTAATTTGTGTTATTGTATCAGAAGAAACAGCAAGTATTTCAATTGCAGAAAATGGAAAATTAATTAGAGGTTTATCAAAAGAGTCATTAAAAAATTACCTTTTAAAAAACTTCAGTCAAAGAAAACATAAAAGAGAAGTAAATTAA
- a CDS encoding ParB/RepB/Spo0J family partition protein translates to MKSALGRGLDALINPQIKDKIDAPVAISSKELPKDDGKSIDILIKIPVEQISPNPYQPRSVFEPSALEELKKSILENGLIQPITVRRAGKDKYELISGERRLRACKEIGIKEIPAYIIKVDTKEAMLALSLIENIQREKLNPIEVANAYKRLMEECNLSQEEIAKRVGKDRTTITNFIRLLKLPEIIQKSLIENKITTGHARALINLPSETIQLEIHDKIIKKNLSVRKVEELVRKYLESKNGKGTKNLSTIKDNLMNASQKNLEERLQGILGTKVHCKINNSGTGQIIIEFYSHDELERLFELFEIINANTH, encoded by the coding sequence ATGAAATCAGCTTTAGGAAGAGGACTTGATGCACTGATAAATCCACAAATTAAAGATAAAATTGATGCACCCGTAGCAATTTCGAGTAAAGAATTACCGAAAGATGATGGTAAGTCTATCGACATTCTCATCAAAATACCTGTTGAGCAAATTAGTCCTAATCCTTATCAACCACGCTCGGTATTTGAACCTTCTGCTTTAGAAGAGTTGAAAAAATCAATATTAGAAAATGGATTAATACAACCAATAACTGTAAGAAGAGCAGGGAAGGATAAATATGAATTAATTTCAGGTGAAAGAAGATTAAGAGCATGCAAAGAAATAGGTATTAAAGAAATTCCTGCTTACATAATTAAAGTTGATACAAAAGAGGCTATGTTAGCCTTATCATTAATTGAAAATATACAGCGAGAAAAATTAAATCCAATCGAAGTGGCAAATGCATATAAAAGATTAATGGAAGAATGTAATCTCTCTCAAGAAGAAATTGCTAAGAGAGTAGGCAAAGATAGAACAACAATCACAAATTTTATACGTCTTCTAAAACTACCCGAGATAATTCAAAAAAGTTTAATAGAAAATAAAATTACTACTGGTCACGCAAGAGCTTTAATAAATTTACCCAGCGAAACTATCCAGCTCGAAATTCACGATAAAATTATTAAAAAAAATCTCTCGGTACGTAAAGTAGAAGAATTAGTAAGAAAATACCTGGAATCAAAAAACGGTAAAGGCACTAAAAATTTAAGCACCATAAAAGATAATTTAATGAATGCTTCACAAAAAAATTTAGAAGAACGCCTTCAAGGTATTCTTGGTACAAAAGTACATTGCAAAATAAATAATTCTGGTACTGGACAGATTATTATTGAATTTTATTCTCATGATGAATTAGAAAGACTTTTCGAACTCTTTGAAATAATAAATGCGAATACTCATTAA
- a CDS encoding metal-dependent hydrolase yields MKLKYFSHSAFQITTNNGIKILIDPFFDGNPTSPVKSDEVSANYIILTHGHGDHIGDAFKIAKRSNSMFICVNELANYCISKGFNAHNMHIGGSYNFEFGRVKLTIAHHGSMTSDNYYAGEPSGVILSIDGKNIYHTGDTGLFYDMKLIGEMTPLDYMLVPIGDNFTMGITDAVKAVELANPKIAIPMHYNTFPVIQADPYEFKNKIEQMGKSCIVMEYGQEIEL; encoded by the coding sequence ATGAAATTAAAATATTTTTCTCATTCGGCTTTTCAAATAACTACAAATAATGGAATAAAAATATTAATTGACCCGTTCTTTGATGGCAATCCTACTTCTCCAGTTAAATCAGATGAAGTTTCAGCAAATTATATTATTTTAACTCATGGTCATGGCGACCACATTGGTGATGCTTTCAAGATTGCTAAAAGAAGTAATTCTATGTTTATTTGCGTAAATGAATTAGCCAACTATTGTATAAGTAAAGGTTTTAATGCTCATAACATGCACATTGGTGGTTCATATAATTTTGAATTTGGTAGAGTTAAATTAACAATAGCACATCATGGTTCAATGACATCCGATAACTATTATGCAGGTGAACCATCAGGTGTAATTCTATCTATTGACGGAAAAAATATTTATCATACTGGTGATACAGGATTATTTTATGATATGAAACTTATTGGAGAAATGACACCATTAGATTATATGCTGGTTCCTATTGGAGATAATTTTACAATGGGTATAACAGATGCAGTAAAAGCTGTTGAATTAGCAAATCCCAAAATTGCAATACCAATGCATTATAATACATTCCCGGTAATTCAAGCAGATCCCTATGAGTTCAAAAACAAAATTGAACAAATGGGGAAATCTTGTATAGTTATGGAATACGGACAGGAAATAGAATTATAA